A stretch of the Aspergillus puulaauensis MK2 DNA, chromosome 6, nearly complete sequence genome encodes the following:
- the FPR1_2 gene encoding FKBP-type peptidyl-prolyl cis-trans isomerase (COG:O;~EggNog:ENOG410PR3Z;~InterPro:IPR001179;~PFAM:PF00254;~go_function: GO:0003755 - peptidyl-prolyl cis-trans isomerase activity [Evidence IEA]): MGVEVQRLSPGDGQNFPKAGDTVTIHYVGTLADGSQFDSSRDRGTPFSTRIGVGRVIKGWDEGVPQLSVGEKANLICTPDYAYGASGFPPVIPANATLKFEVELIKIN, translated from the exons ATGGGTGTCGAAGTTCAGAGACTCTCCCCCGGTGACGGCCAAAACTTTCCCAAGGCGGGAGACACCGTTACCATTCACTACGTTGGAACCCTCGCCGACGGCTCCCAATTCGACAGCTCTCGCGACCGTGGCACCCCCTTTTCGACGCGCATTGGTGTCGGCCGTGTTATCAAGGGTTGGGATGAGGGTGTTCCTCAGCTCAGTGTTGGCGAGAAGGCTAACCTGATCTGCACTCC TGACTACGCATACGGCGCTAG CGGCTTCCCTCCCGTTATTCCTGCAAATGCGACTCTCAAGTT CGAGGTCGAACTCATCAAGATCAACTAA
- a CDS encoding thioesterase family protein (COG:S;~EggNog:ENOG410PMXZ;~InterPro:IPR029069;~PFAM:PF13279) — protein MNLVSNRGLGIILRSIKIDYKFPMQYPDKVTVYHKLAHDPESSQSSQFAFHLQVMIVSEARQRPAARVHEDLVTYDYKIGKKAALPPFLMEQFKDTWKLQEEAKKHWRQRILDIEARVRKLEVDSWDRADAVEDTGSAKQ, from the exons ATGAATCTCGTCAGCAATCGGGGGCTCGGAATTATCCTGCGCAGCATTAAGATCGATTATAAATTC CCAATGCAATACCCAGACAAAGTCACAGTCTACCATAAACTTGCCCACGATCCCGAATCCTCACAATCATCCCAATTCGCATTCCATCTGCAAGTCATGATTGTGTCTGAAGCGCGCCAGCGGCCTGCTGCTCGGGTTCATGAGGATCTTGTCACGTATGACTACAAAATAGGGAAGAAAGCTGCCCTCCCGCCCTTCCTGATGGAGCAGTTTAAGGATACATGGAAGCTCCAAGAGGAAGCTAAGAAGCACTGGCGGCAGCGGAttcttgatatcgaagcgAGAGTTCGAAAACTGGAGGTGGACAGCTGGGATAGAGCAGATGCTGTTGAGGATACAGGTTCTGCGAAGCAGTGA
- a CDS encoding uncharacterized protein (COG:S;~EggNog:ENOG410Q0QJ) yields MIRNQALRGQRMALASLQPSIPFIRPFSSSFQPNNARESPSSKPTTPKPHDIDPRWLTMTKRRVGRCMMFGLKPHQIQEAGEIVQQIARDWRELIAGSEGYLTDATRRGLFRQNVAWGEMVCCARACV; encoded by the coding sequence ATGATACGTAACCAGGCTCTCCGGGGCCAGCGCATGGCCCTCGCATCCCTACAGCCTTCAATCCCCTTTATTCgccccttctcctcttctttccagccGAACAACGCCCGGGAGTCCCCAAGCTCAAAGCCGACAACTCCGAAGCCGCATGACATTGACCCGCGATGGCTTACCATGACAAAACGACGTGTTGGAAGATGCATGATGTTCGGCTTGAAACCGCACCAGATCcaggaggctggagagaTTGTGCAGCAGATTGCGAGGGATTGGCGGGAGTTGATTGCGGGTAGTGAGGGATACTTGACGGATGCTACGCGAAGAGGACTTTTCCGGCAGAATGTTGCTTGGGGTGAAATGGTATGCTGTGCGAGGGCTTGCGTCTGA
- a CDS encoding electron transfer flavoprotein regulatory factor 1 (COG:S;~EggNog:ENOG410PSF6;~PFAM:PF13233), translated as MTNPELRRQVINIYKELLYMGREYPLGYEYFRTRLHRAFSSQAKLQNDDEIRKGIARAEFVKKGLYYVKRYRALKQRYEENR; from the exons ATGACGAACCCCGAGCTTCGTCGTCAAGTGATTAATATATACAAAG AGCTCCTGTATATGGGCCGCGAGTATCCATTAGGCTACGAATACTTTCGGACAAGATTACATCGTGCATTTTCAAGCCAAGCAAAGCTCCAGAACGATGATGAAATTAGGAAGGGGATAGCTAGGGCTGAATTCGTTAAGAAAGGTTT GTACTATGTCAAACGATACCGTGCGTTGAAGCAGCGCTATGAAGAAAACAGATAA
- a CDS encoding class I SAM-dependent methyltransferase (COG:S;~EggNog:ENOG410PKEG;~InterPro:IPR029063,IPR041698;~PFAM:PF08241,PF13649) produces MDMMSVALGSGPSFSTNLPSAASGSDLHSTHSAISSTGVPWATTSTSSLTSLNDYTNYPLIRQGDRTYLRDPENHYPLPCDLPEIHRQTLRSLMLMRVFGGPFCNPYIPDRAPKRVLEIACGSGLWSSMCHDYFARRGHRDVAFYGIDIVAVAPDLRKNGVNWQFKRHDLRKPRLPFPDDYFDFVFIKDAAMCPLSPAQQAQGLSEPLRVLRSGGILELWDSDSVFRSLLPNPAPARKLASKEQETADATATYTFSSATPFTNAQNKFLQNYNSWTEKAFDSRKLTPLPCATLGLAFNSEVDVLGNVESRRIAIPLGEPRWERDGGKDGRGPRKQLTPEQLSIRRTALLTVIQMIEGMEPMLMEASGKSRDEWDRWWTAMISDLFQKGGLANGECLEVSAWWGQKK; encoded by the coding sequence ATGGATATGATGTCGGTAGCGCTTGGATCCGGACCTTCTTTCAGCACCAACCTGCCTTCCGCAGCGTCCGGTTCTGACCTTCACTCCACTCACTCTGCGATTAGCTCAACTGGCGTGCCATGGGCAACaacttccacttcctcccTCACCTCCCTCAATGACTACACCAACTACCCTTTGATCCGTCAGGGCGACCGTACCTACCTCCGAGACCCCGAAAACCACTACCCTCTGCCATGCGACCTCCCCGAGATCCATCGCCAAACGCTGCGCTCGCTCATGCTGATGCGCGTTTTCGGCGGCCCGTTTTGCAACCCATACATCCCTGACCGAGCGCCCAAGCGAGTCTTGGAGATAGCGTGCGGCTCCGGTCTATGGTCGAGCATGTGCCATGACTATTTCGCTCGTCGCGGGCATCGCGACGTTGCCTTTTATGGCATTGACATTGTGGCCGTCGCGCCAGACCTCCGCAAGAACGGTGTGAACTGGCAGTTCAAACGGCACGACCTTCGCAAACCCCGTTTGCCATTCCCCGACGATTATTTCGATTTCGTTTTCATAAAGGACGCCGCCATGTGCCCTCTCAGCCCGGCTCAGCAAGCGCAGGGACTGAGCGAGCCGCTGAGGGTACTCAGATCTGGCGGGATCCTGGAGCTGTGGGATTCCGACTCCGTATTCCGCTCTTTACTTCCCAACCCTGCGCCCGCGCGCAAGTTAGCGTCAAAGGAACAGGAAACGGCGGATGCCACTGCGACTTACACATTCTCGTCTGCGACCCCCTTCACGAATGCGCAGAACAAGTTCCTGCAAAACTACAACTCTTGGACAGAGAAGGCATTTGACAGTCGCAAACTCACCCCGTTACCGTGTGCAACACTCGGCCTCGCGTTCAACTCCGAGGTCGACGTATTAGGAAATGTCGAGAGCCGCCGAATCGCAATTCCCCTGGGCGAACCGCGCTGGGAGCGAGATGGCGGGAAAGATGGCCGCGGCCCTCGCAAACAATTGACACCGGAGCAATTGTCCATCCGACGCACGGCTCTCTTGACCGTCATTCAGATGATCGAAGGCATGGAGCCCATGCTCATGGAAGCGAGTGGCAAGAGCAGAGACGAGTGGGACAGGTGGTGGACCGCTATGATAAGCGATTTGTTCCAGAAAGGAGGCCTCGCCAACGGAGAGTGCTTGGAAGTAAGCGCTTGGTGGGGCCAAAAGAAATAA
- a CDS encoding amidohydrolase family protein (COG:S;~EggNog:ENOG410PP0G;~InterPro:IPR006680,IPR032466,IPR032465;~PFAM:PF04909;~go_function: GO:0016787 - hydrolase activity [Evidence IEA];~go_function: GO:0016831 - carboxy-lyase activity [Evidence IEA]) translates to MSLTAICQDNAAETATLAREVNLYLASLRDQYPTQLGFFASLPSPADTTRCIEEIQYALDILKADGVALFTSYSDKYLGHPDFEAVWQELNTRKAVVFTHPTMEDRHKSIVEPFTIPRPLLDWPHETTRMAVHMILTGALRRYASDCRIILSHGGGTLPFVAERMANLDTQTRVSGKSAEEFLAEARLFYFDLALVGHEMSLGLVLDFAADGHVLYGTDFPFVRDDTVARQWGAVGGEELVAKTWKTAQALFPRLNH, encoded by the coding sequence ATGTCCCTAACGGCCATATGCCAGGACAACGCAGCCGAAACCGCAACGCTAGCTCGAGAAGTCAATTTGtacctcgcctccctccgcgACCAGTATCCCACGCAgctcggcttcttcgcgagTCTCCCTTCGCCCGCCGATACAACCCGCTGTATCGAGGAGATCCAGTACGCGCTGGACATCCTCAAGGCTGATGGGGTGGCGCTTTTCACTAGCTACAGCGACAAGTACCTCGGACACCCTGATTTCGAGGCCGTGTGGCAAGAACTGAATACCCGGAAAGCGGTTGTCTTCACGCATCCGACGATGGAGGATAGGCATAAATCTATTGTGGAGCCGTTTACGATTCCCCGGCCGCTGCTGGATTGGCCGCATGAGACGACTAGGATGGCTGTGCATATGATCCTAACGGGTGCGCTGCGTCGGTATGCGAGCGACTGTCGGATAATCCTCTCGCATGGGGGCGGGACGTTGCCGTTTGTTGCAGAGCGGATGGCGAATCTTGATACCCAGACGAGGGTATCTGGGAAGTCGGCCGAGGAGTTTTTGGCTGAGGCGCGACTGTTCTATTTTGATTTGGCGCTTGTTGGGCATGAGATGTCGCTCGGGCTTGTGTTGGATTTTGCTGCGGATGGGCATGTTCTCTATGGTACGGACTTCCCGTTTGTGAGGGATGATACGGTTGCGAGGCAGTGgggggctgttgggggtgAGGAATTGGTTGCGAAGACGTGGAAGACGGCGCAGGCACTGTTTCCGCGTCTAAACCATTGA